The window GCTGCCTGGGTGATGGCATTTTGTTCTGCATGCACCGTCCTGACACAATGCTGCGATACGCTGCCATCTTCATGAATAATTTTTTTTATCTGATGCCCGACATCATCGCAATGAGGCAGACCTGTCGGTGCTCCCACATAACCGGTAACGAGTATTTGTTTGTCGCGGGCAATAACACACCCGCTACGGCCACGGTCGCAGGTGGCACGGGTGGCTACGGTACGGGCAATTTCAAGAAAATAATCATCCCACGATGGACGAACATGCTTTTCTTCAGTCATTTTTGTCAAGTATTTTTTGAAGTATTAATTCCAGTTTATTTTCAAGCTCATTAATTGTTCCATTGTTGCTGAGTAAAAAATCTGCCTGCGAAATGCAATAGGAAATGTTTTGTTTGTTGGGGTCTTTTGAATTCATTTCCCGCTCTTCATTTTCAAGAAACTCCTCAAAACTGATGTTATCTGTTTCATTCATCCGCTGGCGTATGCGCTGATACCTTATTTCAGGATCGGCTGTAACAGCAAACAGAAAAAAGGATGGTTTCTGACGAAGCATTTCAACTTCTCCCTGTGTTCTGATACTTTCGATAATGCAGTTTTCTCCGCTTTGAGCCGCCTGCTCGTACAATTGTTCAATGATATAGGAAGGCGAATGTTTTGCTCTTAAATCATTGGCCACTTCCACCATGCTGTCGCGGTTAAGCGGCAATCCCCTTCTGGCAATCTCTTCCTTAAGATATTCCCTGACAGAGTAATGCCTGAAATGATAATGCTTCACCAGATAGTCAACAATAGTTCCTTTCCCTGCTCCTATTGTCCCTGTAATGCCTAAAATAATCATTGATTG of the Sphingobacteriales bacterium genome contains:
- a CDS encoding cell division protein DedD, which produces MTEEKHVRPSWDDYFLEIARTVATRATCDRGRSGCVIARDKQILVTGYVGAPTGLPHCDDVGHQIKKIIHEDGSVSQHCVRTVHAEQNAITQAAKLGISIHGATLYCKMTPCRTCAMLIINCGIKRVVCEKKYHAGAESEEMFRQAGVELVFKHEETERYDNQ
- a CDS encoding AAA family ATPase; this translates as MRLSTVDIYSHSCIRKNNFNKFAATKQQGINQSMIILGITGTIGAGKGTIVDYLVKHYHFRHYSVREYLKEEIARRGLPLNRDSMVEVANDLRAKHSPSYIIEQLYEQAAQSGENCIIESIRTQGEVEMLRQKPSFFLFAVTADPEIRYQRIRQRMNETDNISFEEFLENEEREMNSKDPNKQNISYCISQADFLLSNNGTINELENKLELILQKILDKND